In a genomic window of Sporosarcina trichiuri:
- a CDS encoding acyl-CoA thioesterase gives MKQTYIENLEEWQEGFRFSVPIRVRFSETDMFGHLNNTVTFAYFEQARIDYLKHIGLMNDWLDPDGDCIPVVADLQCDYVKQVFFDETVDVHVKAGSIGRSSVDIHYMGKNEKGDIVFTGRGAMVQISKKTGSGVPWSEHEKEQFCEKTRN, from the coding sequence TTGAAACAGACGTATATTGAGAACCTCGAAGAGTGGCAGGAGGGCTTTCGGTTCTCTGTGCCGATCCGTGTCCGTTTTTCCGAGACGGATATGTTCGGCCATTTGAACAATACCGTGACATTCGCCTATTTCGAGCAGGCGCGCATCGACTATCTTAAACATATCGGTCTCATGAATGACTGGCTCGATCCGGACGGCGACTGCATCCCTGTCGTCGCCGATCTCCAATGCGATTATGTGAAACAAGTGTTTTTCGATGAAACGGTGGACGTTCATGTCAAAGCCGGTTCGATCGGACGAAGTTCCGTCGATATCCATTACATGGGGAAGAACGAAAAGGGAGACATCGTTTTCACAGGGCGCGGTGCCATGGTGCAGATTTCCAAGAAAACCGGGTCGGGTGTTCCGTGGAGTGAACACGAGAAAGAGCAATTCTGCGAGAAAACCAGGAACTGA
- a CDS encoding helix-turn-helix domain-containing protein gives MNEEFSSRSVLTGRERQIFTLLIADHTTKEIAGELGISEKTVRNHISNTIQKLGVSGRAQAMIELIRLGELSID, from the coding sequence TTGAATGAGGAGTTTAGCAGCCGTTCTGTGCTGACGGGCAGGGAACGGCAAATATTCACGCTGCTGATTGCCGATCACACAACAAAAGAGATTGCCGGCGAATTGGGCATCAGTGAAAAAACAGTTCGGAATCATATTTCGAACACCATCCAGAAACTTGGGGTCTCTGGCAGAGCCCAGGCGATGATCGAATTGATCCGGCTCGGTGAATTGAGCATTGATTGA
- a CDS encoding RDD family protein — translation MKEITKKRLKAYMIDHAVNAAVTAFTEYLLRKKVKSEAVHNLVTPSVIAGTLEFAQLYTKGQTVGYRLTGLQLEDENGGKPSGVQIAKRIVYRESVSGIQYFTHRKTFEQEGGRQLPQDRFAGTIVEEA, via the coding sequence ATGAAAGAAATTACAAAAAAGCGTCTGAAAGCATACATGATCGATCATGCCGTCAACGCAGCGGTCACGGCATTCACAGAATACCTGCTGCGGAAGAAAGTGAAAAGTGAAGCGGTCCATAACCTGGTGACGCCGTCCGTCATCGCGGGAACCCTCGAATTCGCCCAGCTGTATACGAAAGGGCAGACGGTCGGCTACAGGCTCACCGGACTCCAGCTTGAGGATGAAAACGGCGGAAAACCATCCGGCGTCCAGATCGCCAAACGGATCGTCTACCGGGAGTCCGTCAGCGGCATCCAGTACTTCACACATCGGAAGACGTTCGAACAGGAAGGCGGCAGACAGCTTCCGCAAGACCGCTTCGCCGGCACGATCGTCGAGGAAGCGTGA
- a CDS encoding MarR family winged helix-turn-helix transcriptional regulator yields the protein MTENMDTKQEEIHRMEKDLRYIAAIIKQQGRKILSNYTITPPQFVALQWLFEHGDMTIGDLSNKMYLAFSTTTDLVDRMEKNELVKRVRDDKDRRVVRIHLLEEGGRVIQEVIDKRRQYLEDVMKDFSEEELRSFTDLLSKLHVEMSPEPK from the coding sequence ATGACTGAAAACATGGACACGAAACAAGAAGAAATCCACCGAATGGAAAAGGATCTGCGCTACATCGCCGCGATCATCAAGCAGCAGGGGCGCAAAATCCTCAGCAATTATACGATTACGCCGCCGCAGTTCGTCGCCCTGCAGTGGCTGTTCGAGCATGGGGATATGACGATCGGCGATCTGTCGAACAAAATGTATCTAGCTTTCAGCACGACGACGGACCTCGTCGACCGGATGGAGAAAAACGAACTCGTCAAGCGGGTGAGGGATGACAAGGACCGCCGTGTCGTCCGCATCCATCTGCTCGAAGAAGGCGGGCGCGTCATCCAGGAAGTGATCGACAAGCGGCGTCAGTACCTGGAGGATGTCATGAAGGACTTCAGTGAAGAGGAACTCCGGTCATTCACGGATCTGCTGTCGAAACTTCACGTGGAAATGAGCCCGGAACCGAAATGA
- the murI gene encoding glutamate racemase: MSGTADYPIGIIDSGVGGLTVMKELLERMPEENFIYIGDDARCPYGSRSPQEIIRFTKQLIGALDRFGVKLAVIACNTATAFALDHVRPLFTFPIIGVIDPGARTAVRKSDTKRIAVLGTIGTVKSGAYREAIHGLSPHADVLQLACPTFVPLVEQAVYKTQTADEAVKQALLPLQSESFDTVILGCTHFPLLAPFIRKHLPDGTALVTSGAATADTVIQLLEAEGNRRQSDERGSSRFYTTGNPEHFRTITADWLGIQSPAVGRLTLPVPQ; the protein is encoded by the coding sequence ATGAGCGGGACAGCGGACTACCCGATCGGCATCATCGATTCAGGAGTGGGCGGCCTGACCGTCATGAAAGAACTGCTGGAACGGATGCCGGAGGAGAACTTCATCTACATCGGGGACGACGCCCGCTGTCCGTACGGCAGCCGGTCTCCGCAAGAGATCATCCGCTTTACGAAGCAGCTGATCGGCGCACTCGACCGGTTCGGCGTCAAGCTCGCCGTCATCGCCTGCAACACGGCGACAGCATTCGCCCTCGATCACGTGCGGCCGCTGTTCACATTCCCGATTATCGGCGTCATCGACCCGGGCGCACGCACAGCTGTCCGTAAGTCGGATACGAAACGGATCGCTGTGCTCGGCACGATCGGCACCGTGAAGAGCGGTGCGTACCGCGAGGCGATACACGGCCTTTCACCGCATGCGGACGTCCTGCAGCTCGCCTGTCCGACGTTCGTGCCGCTCGTGGAACAGGCAGTCTACAAGACACAAACGGCCGACGAGGCGGTGAAGCAGGCGCTCCTGCCGCTGCAGAGCGAATCGTTCGACACCGTCATTTTAGGCTGCACGCATTTCCCGCTGCTCGCTCCGTTCATCCGGAAGCATCTGCCGGACGGGACGGCACTCGTGACGTCAGGTGCCGCAACTGCGGATACGGTCATACAGCTCCTGGAGGCTGAGGGAAACAGGCGGCAGAGCGATGAACGCGGAAGTTCGCGTTTCTATACGACGGGAAACCCTGAGCATTTCAGGACAATCACGGCGGACTGGCTCGGCATACAATCACCTGCTGTCGGCCGGCTGACGCTCCCCGTACCGCAATAA
- the rph gene encoding ribonuclease PH, whose protein sequence is MRHDGRTNNELRNVTIEKDFLLHPEGSVLITVGNTKVICTASVEDRVPPFLRGSGKGWVTAEYSMLPRATGQRTQREASRGKIGGRTMEIQRLIGRALRSVIDLEALGERTIWIDCDVIQADGGTRTASITGAFVAMAMAAAGVAADKKLAKFPIRQYLAATSVGKKEDGELILDLDYVEDSSAAVDMNVVMTSAGEFVELQGTGEESTFTRAEMNGLLDLAEAGIAQLIGLQKEALGPICAQIESHEEAAQ, encoded by the coding sequence TTGAGACACGACGGACGAACGAACAACGAACTGAGAAACGTAACGATAGAAAAGGACTTCCTGCTGCACCCGGAAGGCTCGGTGCTCATCACGGTCGGCAATACGAAAGTGATCTGCACGGCATCCGTCGAAGACCGTGTACCGCCATTCCTGCGGGGCAGCGGCAAAGGCTGGGTCACCGCGGAGTATTCGATGCTGCCGCGTGCCACCGGCCAGCGCACGCAGCGTGAAGCGTCACGGGGCAAGATCGGCGGACGCACGATGGAGATCCAGCGGCTCATCGGCCGGGCGCTCCGCTCCGTCATCGACCTTGAGGCACTCGGCGAGCGCACGATCTGGATCGACTGCGACGTCATCCAGGCGGACGGCGGCACACGCACCGCATCGATCACGGGCGCATTCGTCGCGATGGCGATGGCTGCGGCGGGTGTTGCAGCCGACAAGAAGCTCGCGAAATTCCCGATCCGGCAGTACCTCGCGGCGACGAGCGTCGGAAAGAAAGAGGACGGGGAGCTGATCCTGGACCTTGACTACGTGGAGGACTCATCGGCAGCCGTCGACATGAACGTCGTCATGACGAGCGCCGGTGAATTCGTCGAGCTGCAGGGGACTGGTGAGGAATCGACATTCACCCGTGCGGAGATGAACGGCCTGCTGGACTTGGCGGAAGCCGGGATCGCCCAGCTGATCGGTCTGCAGAAAGAAGCACTCGGCCCGATCTGCGCACAAATCGAATCACACGAGGAGGCAGCGCAATGA
- a CDS encoding XTP/dITP diphosphatase: protein MKEVLIATNNKGKVKDFEVLFKPHGITVRSLQDLDEPIEVEETGTTFEENAILKAEETAKLLNTWVISDDSGLEIDALNGEPGVYSARYAGEPKDDQANIDKALTNLEGVPEGSRQARFRCVLAIAGPGMETQTFSGSCEGNILFERRGKGGFGYDPIFYVPQARKSMGEMTPTEKAEYSHRGEAMRKFEAELPKLVSEAGERQ from the coding sequence ATGAAGGAAGTATTGATCGCAACGAACAATAAGGGCAAAGTCAAGGACTTCGAAGTGCTGTTCAAGCCGCACGGCATCACCGTCCGCTCGCTCCAGGACCTGGACGAGCCGATCGAAGTGGAGGAGACGGGGACGACATTCGAGGAGAATGCGATCCTGAAGGCGGAAGAAACCGCCAAGCTCCTGAACACATGGGTCATTTCGGACGACAGCGGCCTTGAAATCGATGCGCTGAACGGCGAGCCCGGTGTCTACTCCGCCCGGTATGCAGGCGAACCGAAAGACGACCAGGCCAACATTGACAAAGCGCTGACCAACCTGGAAGGCGTCCCGGAAGGCTCACGTCAGGCACGCTTCCGCTGTGTGCTGGCGATCGCAGGACCGGGCATGGAGACGCAGACGTTCTCCGGCAGCTGTGAAGGGAACATCCTGTTTGAACGCCGTGGCAAGGGCGGATTCGGGTACGATCCGATCTTCTACGTCCCGCAGGCGCGCAAGTCGATGGGGGAGATGACGCCGACGGAGAAGGCGGAGTACTCCCACCGCGGGGAAGCGATGCGGAAATTCGAAGCGGAACTGCCGAAACTGGTGAGCGAAGCGGGCGAGCGCCAGTGA
- a CDS encoding metallophosphoesterase, translating to MKLVVLSDSHSDTKTIEAIRRRETDADAVFHCGDSELTSDAQVLEGIRIVQGNCDWGARFEDAIRADVAGRRVLMVHGHRHGVKESLLQLKYAAAEAGADIVLFGHSHLYGAEREDGLLYVNPGSTVQPRGGRAATYAVIEDGDALTVTFKDPLSGAVVETAQFSLR from the coding sequence GTGAAACTGGTCGTATTAAGCGATTCGCATAGCGATACGAAGACGATCGAGGCGATCCGCCGCCGGGAGACCGATGCAGACGCCGTCTTCCATTGCGGCGACAGCGAGCTCACGTCCGACGCACAGGTGCTGGAAGGCATACGGATCGTCCAGGGCAACTGTGACTGGGGCGCACGCTTTGAAGACGCCATACGGGCCGATGTGGCGGGCAGACGGGTGCTCATGGTGCACGGCCACCGGCACGGCGTCAAAGAGTCGCTGCTGCAGCTGAAATACGCAGCAGCCGAAGCCGGCGCAGACATCGTCCTGTTCGGCCACTCCCACCTGTATGGCGCAGAACGCGAAGACGGCTTGCTTTACGTCAATCCGGGCAGCACCGTGCAGCCGAGGGGCGGCCGGGCAGCGACCTACGCGGTCATTGAAGACGGTGACGCACTCACCGTGACGTTCAAGGATCCGCTCAGCGGAGCGGTCGTCGAGACCGCACAATTCAGCCTCCGCTAA
- a CDS encoding DUF6241 domain-containing protein: MEGEEFYEKTLIILGVVLIGAAAYFLINEPGKDRVTIKKTNRPTENSGKAPILTIEEDRDVPVEEEFPASMDQLEVENAIHDMSHQKVRAEDKWGFLPMTQDRVERLTEVVEKNKKKYGKNADVYLDILQRWSNDDFSAVDQDHNTIWDMQGGTVGKATGILTIEQEQEFIRKHYKTNE; encoded by the coding sequence ATGGAGGGGGAGGAGTTCTATGAAAAAACACTCATCATACTGGGCGTCGTCCTTATCGGTGCGGCAGCCTATTTCCTCATCAATGAGCCAGGGAAAGACCGTGTGACCATCAAGAAAACAAACCGGCCGACAGAAAATAGCGGTAAGGCCCCCATTCTGACAATCGAGGAAGACAGGGATGTCCCTGTGGAAGAGGAATTCCCGGCATCGATGGATCAGTTGGAGGTTGAAAACGCCATCCATGACATGTCCCACCAGAAAGTGAGAGCAGAAGACAAATGGGGGTTCCTGCCGATGACACAGGACAGGGTTGAACGGTTGACAGAGGTTGTAGAGAAGAACAAAAAGAAATACGGAAAAAATGCTGACGTATATTTGGATATACTGCAGCGCTGGTCGAACGATGATTTCTCCGCTGTCGATCAGGATCACAATACAATTTGGGACATGCAAGGCGGCACGGTCGGAAAAGCGACAGGCATTCTGACGATCGAGCAGGAGCAGGAATTCATCAGAAAACACTACAAGACGAACGAGTAA
- a CDS encoding four-helix bundle copper-binding protein → METQYKEALSVLSECIEACNNCFDACLKEEDVKMMAECIRLDRECADACAYAVQAITRNSPFTKQILQLCADVCEKCGDECAKHDHDHCKRCAEHCKKCAETCRKLAA, encoded by the coding sequence ATGGAAACGCAATACAAAGAAGCCCTCTCCGTACTGTCGGAGTGCATCGAGGCGTGCAACAACTGTTTCGACGCGTGCCTGAAGGAAGAGGACGTCAAGATGATGGCGGAGTGCATCCGGCTCGACCGTGAATGTGCCGACGCATGTGCATATGCTGTACAGGCGATCACACGCAACAGCCCGTTCACGAAGCAGATCCTGCAGCTTTGTGCGGATGTCTGTGAGAAGTGCGGCGACGAGTGTGCCAAACACGACCACGACCACTGCAAGCGCTGTGCCGAACACTGCAAGAAGTGTGCGGAAACGTGCCGCAAGCTGGCTGCATAA
- a CDS encoding metal-sensitive transcriptional regulator produces MSAVTETNKKTVQPNKQQMLTRLKRVEGQVRGVHQMIENDRYCVDILHQISAIQSAINKVSLALLEDHTTHCVANAIKGQNGDEAIEELMSVMKTMTK; encoded by the coding sequence ATGAGCGCCGTGACAGAGACGAACAAGAAGACGGTCCAGCCGAACAAGCAGCAGATGCTGACACGCCTGAAACGGGTCGAAGGCCAGGTACGCGGCGTCCATCAGATGATCGAGAACGACCGGTACTGCGTCGACATCCTCCATCAGATCAGTGCGATCCAGTCGGCCATCAACAAAGTATCGCTCGCGCTGCTGGAAGATCATACGACGCACTGTGTCGCCAATGCTATCAAAGGGCAGAACGGCGACGAGGCGATCGAGGAACTGATGTCGGTGATGAAAACGATGACGAAGTAA
- the copZ gene encoding copper chaperone CopZ — protein MKEVLKVEGMSCQHCVNAVETNVGEISGVSSVKVDLPAKEVAVEYDNEATMKQVKETIEDQGYDVV, from the coding sequence ATGAAAGAAGTATTGAAAGTAGAAGGTATGTCATGTCAGCATTGCGTCAACGCTGTGGAAACGAATGTAGGAGAAATCTCCGGCGTCTCCTCTGTCAAAGTCGACCTGCCAGCGAAAGAAGTGGCAGTGGAATACGACAATGAGGCAACAATGAAGCAAGTGAAAGAGACGATCGAGGATCAGGGGTACGATGTGGTCTAA
- a CDS encoding heavy metal translocating P-type ATPase: protein MRDMEEKTLKINGITCAACANRIEKGLSKMEGVDSANVNFALESTTVRYDPEKANVRDFTEKIEKLGYGVVFDKAEFDITGMTCAACANRIEKRIARMDGVAEASVNFAVETLTVRYNAAETNPTDMMAAVQKMGYELHLQTEDDQKIDHKEEEIKKQTRKFIFSAILTLPLLWTMVAHFEFLSFLYLPDILMNPWVQLVLATPVQFIIGAQFYKGAFNALCNKSANMDVLVALGTSAAYFYSVYLLIEWVQGGGTGEPMLYFEASAVILTLILLGKLFEVRAKGKTSQAIQKLLGLQAKTARVLKDGIEQEIPIEEVQAGDILLVKPGEKIPADGEIIAGQSAIDESMITGESIPVDKAPGSQVIGSTINKNGSLQIRATKVGKDSALAQIVRVVEEAQGTKADIQRLADKISGVFVPIVVGIALITFFIWYFAVTPGDFRSAIIPTISILVIACPCALGLATPTSIMAGSGRAAEMGMLFKGGEHLENTRSIDTVVLDKTGTVTKGEPSLTDVEIQEGFNQTDVLRWTASAENQSEHPLAQAITAGVKEQGIELAQPDSFQALPGYGIEAAIEGKTILVGNRKLMTGRGIAIDTIEARMEHFENEGKTAMLIAVDNTLAGLVAVADTVKETSKDAIARLHALGLDVIMLTGDNRHTAEAIGSQVGVTHVIADVLPEEKGEQITKLQAQGKKVAMVGDGINDAPALASADIGMAIGTGTDIAIEAADITLMRGDLNSVADAIIMSRKTMRNIKQNLFFAFIYNTIGIPIAALGLLAPWVAGAAMAFSSVSVVLNALRLQRVTLEEK from the coding sequence GTGAGGGACATGGAAGAAAAGACATTGAAAATCAATGGCATAACGTGCGCGGCATGTGCCAACCGGATCGAGAAAGGGTTGTCCAAGATGGAGGGCGTCGACTCGGCGAACGTCAACTTTGCGCTCGAGAGCACGACCGTCCGCTATGACCCCGAGAAAGCAAACGTCCGGGACTTCACGGAGAAAATCGAGAAACTCGGCTACGGGGTCGTCTTCGACAAAGCCGAATTCGATATCACCGGCATGACGTGCGCCGCATGCGCGAACCGGATTGAAAAACGGATCGCCCGTATGGATGGTGTGGCCGAAGCATCCGTCAACTTCGCGGTGGAAACCCTAACCGTCCGCTACAACGCTGCGGAGACTAACCCGACAGATATGATGGCGGCTGTCCAAAAGATGGGCTATGAGCTCCATCTGCAGACGGAGGATGACCAGAAAATCGACCACAAAGAAGAGGAGATCAAGAAACAGACACGGAAATTCATCTTCTCAGCGATCCTGACCCTGCCACTGCTGTGGACGATGGTCGCGCACTTCGAATTCCTGTCGTTCCTCTACCTGCCCGATATCCTCATGAACCCGTGGGTCCAGCTCGTGCTCGCCACCCCGGTGCAGTTCATCATCGGCGCGCAGTTCTACAAGGGTGCATTCAACGCACTCTGCAACAAGAGCGCCAACATGGACGTCCTCGTCGCGCTCGGTACGAGTGCCGCCTACTTCTACAGCGTCTACCTGCTGATCGAGTGGGTGCAGGGCGGCGGTACCGGTGAACCGATGCTGTATTTCGAGGCATCCGCTGTCATCCTGACCCTCATCCTGCTCGGCAAGCTGTTCGAAGTCCGGGCGAAAGGCAAGACGAGCCAGGCGATCCAGAAACTGCTCGGCCTGCAGGCGAAAACCGCCCGTGTGCTAAAAGACGGCATCGAACAGGAAATTCCGATCGAAGAGGTCCAGGCAGGCGACATCCTGCTCGTCAAACCGGGGGAGAAGATCCCTGCGGACGGCGAGATCATCGCCGGCCAGTCGGCGATCGACGAATCGATGATCACCGGCGAAAGCATCCCGGTCGACAAAGCACCCGGCAGCCAAGTCATCGGCTCGACCATCAACAAAAACGGCTCCCTGCAGATCCGCGCCACCAAAGTCGGCAAGGACAGTGCGCTCGCGCAGATCGTCCGCGTCGTCGAGGAAGCGCAGGGGACCAAAGCGGACATCCAGCGCCTGGCGGACAAAATCTCCGGCGTCTTCGTCCCGATTGTCGTCGGTATCGCGCTCATAACGTTCTTCATCTGGTACTTCGCCGTCACACCGGGCGACTTCCGTTCGGCGATCATCCCGACAATCTCGATCCTCGTCATCGCCTGTCCGTGTGCACTCGGCCTTGCGACACCAACGTCCATCATGGCAGGCTCCGGCCGTGCCGCCGAAATGGGCATGCTGTTCAAAGGCGGCGAGCACCTCGAGAACACCCGGTCGATCGATACCGTCGTGCTGGATAAAACCGGCACTGTCACGAAAGGCGAGCCGTCGCTGACCGACGTGGAAATCCAGGAAGGCTTCAATCAAACCGACGTCCTCCGTTGGACAGCATCCGCGGAAAACCAGTCGGAGCACCCGCTCGCACAAGCAATCACCGCAGGAGTCAAGGAACAGGGCATCGAGCTCGCCCAGCCCGACTCCTTCCAGGCACTGCCCGGCTACGGCATCGAAGCGGCCATCGAAGGGAAGACCATCCTCGTCGGCAACCGCAAGCTGATGACAGGACGCGGCATTGCAATCGACACGATCGAAGCCCGCATGGAACACTTCGAGAATGAAGGGAAGACGGCGATGCTCATCGCAGTCGACAACACACTCGCCGGACTCGTCGCAGTCGCCGACACCGTCAAGGAAACGTCCAAGGACGCGATCGCCCGGCTGCACGCCCTCGGACTCGACGTCATCATGCTGACGGGGGACAACCGGCACACCGCCGAAGCGATCGGCAGCCAGGTCGGCGTGACGCATGTCATCGCGGACGTCCTGCCGGAGGAAAAAGGCGAGCAGATCACCAAGCTGCAGGCACAAGGCAAGAAAGTCGCCATGGTCGGAGACGGTATCAACGACGCACCCGCCCTCGCCTCCGCTGACATCGGCATGGCGATCGGCACAGGCACCGACATCGCCATCGAAGCTGCCGACATCACGCTCATGCGCGGCGACCTGAACAGCGTCGCGGACGCCATCATCATGAGCCGCAAAACGATGCGCAACATCAAACAGAACCTGTTCTTCGCCTTCATCTACAACACCATCGGCATCCCGATCGCAGCACTCGGGCTCCTCGCCCCCTGGGTCGCCGGCGCCGCCATGGCCTTCAGCTCCGTCAGCGTCGTGCTGAACGCATTGCGTCTGCAGCGGGTGACGCTGGAGGAGAAATGA
- a CDS encoding type II toxin-antitoxin system HicB family antitoxin: protein MKKDRYLYPALFDYADDGISISFPDLPGCFSCADSDEEAMLMAKEALSLHLYGMEVDGEPIPSPTPAEALQTDDNQTLVSIDVWMSPFRLEMQN, encoded by the coding sequence GTGAAGAAAGATCGATATCTGTATCCAGCTCTCTTCGACTATGCGGATGACGGCATCAGCATCTCGTTCCCCGATCTGCCCGGCTGTTTCTCTTGTGCCGACTCTGATGAAGAGGCGATGCTCATGGCAAAAGAAGCGCTGTCGCTCCATCTATATGGAATGGAAGTGGACGGGGAACCGATCCCCTCTCCTACACCTGCAGAGGCTCTTCAGACCGACGACAACCAGACGCTTGTTTCCATTGATGTCTGGATGTCGCCATTTCGGTTGGAGATGCAAAATTAG
- a CDS encoding DUF2075 domain-containing protein yields the protein MIIYESTKEQFVGDVVNELLIDRLYNSYQQKIGKTSKAEIRSWENSLQKMSNVMQDDDIPEDTAVAIEFNIPNTSKRVDFLVAGNDGSQDHVVIVELKQWEEVEKIPTRDAVVRTYVGGGKRELVHPSYQAWSYAALIEDFNENVQTQQISLKPCAYLHNYRKTEQDPLTDPHYEFHIERAPVFTKGEIQKLRAFIKNYIRKGDQNRLIYQIENGKIRPSKSLQDTLNAMLQGNEEFVMIDDQKVFYEEALQLALESVRTRTKQVMVVEGGPGTGKSVLAINLLVNLIGNDKTAMYVTKNAAPRNIYSTKLKKDFKKSHIDNLFKGSGSFTESATNEFDVLIVDEAHRLNEKSGMFQNKGENQVKELINASQFTIFFIDENQKVTLSDIGSTETIEKYAKEYNAQVIKRQLVSQFRCDGSDGYIAWLDDVLGIRHTANANDLGMDYDFRVYDDPNAMLADVEKLNERNNKSRMMAGYCWEWPKKNRLDVEHLDITLPEHDFGISWNIENTWAIENSSVREAGCIHTAQGLEFDYVGVLVGDDLRMENGKLITDHTKRAKTDQSLKGIKKIAKEDPDRARQLADPLIRNTYRTLMTRGQKGCFVYCTDPELQSHLKERLALVTMYRRKREKDLYLVDEREGY from the coding sequence ATGATTATCTATGAATCAACAAAAGAGCAGTTTGTCGGCGACGTGGTGAATGAGCTGCTGATCGACCGTCTCTACAATTCCTACCAGCAGAAGATCGGGAAGACCAGCAAGGCGGAAATCAGGTCTTGGGAAAACTCCCTGCAAAAGATGTCCAATGTCATGCAGGACGATGACATTCCAGAGGACACGGCCGTCGCCATCGAGTTCAATATACCGAACACATCAAAGCGAGTGGATTTCCTCGTAGCTGGGAATGACGGCAGTCAGGACCACGTCGTCATTGTGGAACTGAAACAATGGGAGGAAGTCGAGAAAATTCCAACCCGGGATGCAGTAGTCCGAACATATGTCGGGGGCGGGAAACGGGAGCTTGTCCATCCGTCGTACCAGGCATGGTCGTATGCGGCACTCATCGAAGATTTCAATGAAAACGTCCAGACACAACAAATCAGCCTGAAACCGTGTGCGTATCTCCACAATTATAGGAAGACGGAACAAGATCCGCTGACAGACCCACACTACGAGTTTCATATCGAACGTGCCCCAGTCTTCACAAAAGGGGAAATTCAGAAGCTCCGTGCGTTCATCAAGAACTACATCCGGAAAGGCGACCAAAACCGGCTGATCTACCAAATCGAAAACGGTAAGATCAGACCGTCCAAGTCGCTGCAGGATACGCTGAACGCCATGCTTCAAGGTAACGAGGAGTTCGTCATGATCGATGATCAAAAAGTCTTCTACGAAGAAGCACTCCAGCTGGCTCTTGAAAGTGTGCGGACGAGGACGAAACAGGTGATGGTGGTGGAAGGCGGGCCGGGCACCGGAAAATCCGTACTGGCCATCAATCTGCTGGTGAACTTGATCGGAAATGATAAGACAGCGATGTATGTCACCAAAAATGCCGCGCCCCGTAATATCTATTCAACGAAACTGAAAAAGGACTTCAAAAAGTCCCATATCGACAACCTGTTTAAAGGTTCCGGCAGCTTCACGGAATCGGCAACCAACGAATTTGATGTCCTGATCGTCGATGAAGCCCACCGGCTCAATGAGAAATCGGGCATGTTTCAAAACAAAGGGGAGAACCAGGTCAAAGAACTGATTAACGCCTCCCAGTTCACGATTTTTTTCATCGATGAAAACCAGAAAGTGACGCTCAGTGATATCGGCAGTACGGAGACGATCGAAAAGTATGCTAAGGAATATAACGCACAAGTCATCAAGCGGCAGCTCGTCTCTCAATTCCGATGTGACGGATCCGACGGCTACATTGCATGGCTGGATGACGTGCTCGGTATCCGGCATACAGCTAATGCAAACGACCTCGGCATGGACTACGATTTCCGCGTATACGACGACCCGAATGCCATGCTGGCGGACGTCGAGAAGCTGAATGAACGGAACAACAAATCGCGCATGATGGCAGGCTACTGCTGGGAATGGCCTAAAAAGAACCGGCTCGACGTCGAACACCTCGACATCACCTTGCCCGAACACGACTTTGGCATCAGCTGGAACATCGAAAACACCTGGGCTATTGAAAACTCATCCGTTCGGGAAGCAGGCTGCATCCATACTGCACAGGGGCTTGAATTTGATTACGTTGGTGTTCTCGTAGGTGATGACTTACGGATGGAGAACGGCAAGCTCATCACCGACCATACCAAGAGGGCGAAGACCGATCAATCCTTGAAAGGCATCAAGAAGATTGCCAAAGAAGACCCAGACCGAGCCCGCCAGCTCGCTGATCCGCTCATCCGTAACACGTACCGCACGCTCATGACGCGTGGGCAGAAAGGGTGCTTTGTGTATTGCACGGATCCTGAACTGCAGAGTCATTTGAAAGAACGGCTGGCGTTGGTGACAATGTATCGGAGAAAGCGGGAGAAAGATCTGTATTTGGTTGATGAGAGGGAAGGTTATTAA